One stretch of Thalassovita sp. DNA includes these proteins:
- a CDS encoding winged helix-turn-helix domain-containing protein yields the protein MARLEISNPQARALWLESHLLSKAPTGPLDLMAIIEALGFVQLDTVQVVARAHHHILWSRNQNYREAMFDPLLAKDRAVFEHYTHDASVLPMAYLPHWQRQFRRKAEQMGKAGWWKGLPDAEARAEIKARIAKEGALSTHAFESGPKSTEHAWAKPPHKMALDFMWYAGELATCYRENFTKYYNLPERVFPEPLRSHEVSDADQVDWLCRAALGRLGFATVGEIQKFWEAMSAKECRAWLSGAEGGLVPVTVQGADGQWRDAWGCPDIEARLADVAKPSSRLRILNPFDPAIRDRDRLLRLFGMDYRVEMFVPAAKRKYGYYVYPLLEGARFVGRAEVTADRKSGTLALGQVWPEAGVKWSEARQAKLEAELTRFARLAGCRYQPGAA from the coding sequence ATGGCGCGGCTGGAGATTTCGAACCCGCAGGCGCGGGCCCTGTGGCTGGAAAGCCATCTGTTGTCCAAAGCCCCCACCGGGCCTTTGGATCTGATGGCGATCATCGAAGCATTGGGGTTTGTGCAGCTGGACACGGTGCAGGTGGTGGCGCGGGCGCATCATCATATCCTGTGGTCGCGCAATCAGAATTACCGTGAGGCGATGTTTGACCCGCTTTTGGCCAAGGATCGGGCGGTGTTTGAGCATTACACCCATGATGCCTCGGTCCTGCCGATGGCCTATCTGCCGCATTGGCAGCGCCAGTTCCGTCGCAAGGCGGAACAGATGGGCAAGGCGGGCTGGTGGAAGGGCCTGCCGGATGCCGAGGCGCGGGCTGAGATCAAGGCGCGGATTGCCAAAGAGGGGGCGCTGTCGACCCATGCGTTTGAATCCGGCCCCAAAAGCACGGAGCACGCCTGGGCCAAGCCGCCGCATAAAATGGCGCTGGATTTCATGTGGTATGCGGGCGAACTGGCCACCTGCTACCGCGAGAACTTCACCAAATATTATAACCTGCCGGAACGCGTGTTCCCCGAACCGCTGCGCAGCCATGAGGTTTCGGATGCGGATCAGGTGGATTGGCTGTGCCGCGCGGCACTGGGGCGGTTGGGGTTTGCCACGGTTGGCGAGATTCAGAAGTTCTGGGAGGCGATGAGCGCCAAGGAATGTCGGGCCTGGCTGTCGGGCGCGGAGGGCGGCCTTGTGCCGGTCACGGTGCAAGGCGCAGATGGACAATGGCGCGATGCCTGGGGCTGCCCTGATATTGAGGCGCGTCTGGCTGACGTGGCCAAACCCAGCTCGCGTTTGCGCATCCTGAACCCCTTTGATCCGGCCATTCGCGACCGGGACCGGTTGCTGCGCCTCTTTGGCATGGACTACCGGGTTGAGATGTTCGTGCCAGCTGCCAAACGCAAATATGGCTACTATGTCTATCCGCTGCTGGAAGGCGCGCGCTTTGTCGGTCGGGCGGAGGTCACCGCTGATCGCAAATCCGGTACGTTAGCTCTGGGTCAGGTCTGGCCGGAGGCGGGTGTGAAATGGTCTGAGGCGCGTCAGGCCAAACTGGAGGCGGAGCTGACGCGGTTCGCCCGGCTGGCGGGGTGCCGCTATCAGCCAGGCGCTGCGTGA
- a CDS encoding TfoX/Sxy family protein, with the protein MPSETSPVSTIRNLGPKSDEVFARAGITTADALREMGADAAYKRLLETGSKPHFIGYYALVMGLQGRPWNDCQGDEKKALRKRFDALKADVRPKDPNSEIEKILNEIGVIPR; encoded by the coding sequence ATGCCCTCAGAAACCTCCCCCGTGAGCACGATCCGAAACCTCGGCCCCAAGAGCGACGAAGTTTTTGCCCGGGCGGGGATCACTACTGCTGACGCCCTGCGTGAGATGGGCGCCGATGCGGCCTATAAACGGCTGCTGGAAACCGGCAGCAAACCTCATTTCATCGGATATTACGCCCTGGTTATGGGGCTACAGGGCCGGCCCTGGAATGACTGTCAGGGTGATGAGAAAAAAGCCCTGCGCAAGCGGTTTGACGCGTTGAAGGCGGACGTGCGGCCCAAAGATCCCAATTCTGAGATTGAAAAGATCCTAAACGAAATCGGCGTGATCCCCCGCTGA
- a CDS encoding LysR family transcriptional regulator → MLDPRALDSFVVAAETLNFSEAAARRNTVQSAISAQIRKLEEQLGQRLIDRGRGQAMSLTAEGRAFLAYAQRILNLSDEAMAMMQAPKEQRVIRLGTNVTLAMSVVARALKGFAPENPNVKIEILCDRSDGLLPKLEAGEIDLALMMDQGKRADRVFVEHDQLIWVAGPGFTLQPDQEVPLVFLSDGRDLRAYAFAALDRIGRRGTIAHSSPHPMGVRSFVVADLAATVLPSRAIVAPLRRLGDEEGLPELGGIGIALYQRMQGARPELEGFAQTLHEEMQAVP, encoded by the coding sequence ATGCTGGATCCACGCGCGCTGGACAGTTTTGTTGTCGCAGCAGAAACCCTGAACTTTTCCGAGGCCGCCGCCCGGCGCAACACGGTGCAATCGGCCATCAGTGCGCAGATCCGAAAGCTGGAGGAGCAGCTGGGCCAGCGCCTGATTGATCGCGGACGCGGGCAGGCGATGTCTCTGACCGCTGAGGGGCGGGCGTTTCTGGCCTATGCGCAGCGGATCCTGAACCTTTCGGATGAGGCGATGGCGATGATGCAGGCGCCGAAGGAACAGCGGGTCATCCGGCTGGGGACCAATGTGACCCTGGCCATGTCGGTGGTGGCGCGGGCGCTGAAGGGATTTGCGCCTGAAAACCCAAATGTGAAGATCGAGATTCTCTGCGATCGCTCGGACGGGCTGCTGCCCAAACTGGAAGCGGGGGAGATTGATCTGGCGCTGATGATGGATCAGGGCAAACGGGCAGATCGCGTTTTTGTCGAACATGATCAGCTGATCTGGGTGGCGGGCCCGGGGTTCACCCTACAGCCCGATCAGGAGGTGCCGCTGGTGTTTCTGAGTGACGGGCGCGATCTGCGGGCCTATGCCTTTGCGGCGCTGGATCGGATTGGCCGGCGCGGCACCATCGCGCATTCCAGCCCCCATCCGATGGGGGTGCGGTCCTTTGTGGTGGCGGATCTGGCGGCAACGGTTCTGCCCTCACGGGCCATCGTCGCGCCGCTGCGGCGGTTGGGGGATGAGGAGGGTCTGCCTGAGCTGGGCGGCATCGGCATTGCGCTTTATCAGCGGATGCAGGGGGCACGGCCCGAGCTAGAAGGGTTCGCTCAAACCCTGCATGAGGAGATGCAGGCCGTCCCTTGA
- a CDS encoding sulfite exporter TauE/SafE family protein: protein MLTTLPTAFFFVAALTVVLTGIYKSGFAGGLGVMQVPILSLFVTPQFAAAVVMPILLIMDIWIVWHYRRHWQGRVVAMMLPGAFAGLALGAIGFSWMSAEVIRLAVGIMALMLVAGFVLLGPPAARSRTTPAPVVFSLGAISGFTSFIAHAGGPPVKGYLLSQNMEKSQFVGTNTMFFFVLNAIKTAAYAGMGQLTWCSLQVSAIIAPMLVAGIFLGTYLHGRLDQNSFVKLVYGFLALTGVKLIWDSAPMLLGT, encoded by the coding sequence ATGCTCACCACCCTGCCCACCGCCTTCTTCTTCGTCGCTGCCTTGACGGTTGTTCTGACCGGCATTTACAAAAGCGGCTTTGCCGGTGGGCTGGGGGTGATGCAGGTGCCGATCCTGTCGCTGTTTGTCACACCGCAGTTTGCCGCCGCGGTGGTGATGCCGATCCTGTTGATCATGGACATCTGGATTGTCTGGCACTACCGGCGCCACTGGCAGGGCCGGGTTGTTGCGATGATGCTGCCCGGGGCTTTTGCCGGGCTAGCATTAGGCGCAATCGGGTTTTCCTGGATGTCGGCCGAGGTGATCCGACTGGCCGTGGGGATCATGGCCCTGATGCTGGTGGCCGGTTTTGTCCTGCTGGGACCGCCCGCCGCCCGCAGCCGTACAACCCCTGCCCCTGTGGTGTTTTCCCTTGGCGCGATCTCCGGCTTCACCAGCTTTATCGCCCATGCCGGCGGCCCGCCGGTCAAAGGCTACCTCTTGAGCCAGAATATGGAGAAATCGCAGTTTGTTGGCACCAACACGATGTTCTTCTTCGTGCTAAACGCCATCAAAACAGCCGCTTACGCCGGGATGGGCCAGCTGACCTGGTGCAGCCTGCAGGTCAGCGCCATCATCGCACCAATGCTGGTGGCGGGCATTTTTCTGGGCACCTACCTGCACGGCCGATTGGACCAGAATAGCTTTGTGAAGCTGGTCTATGGCTTTCTGGCCCTCACAGGGGTGAAGCTGATTTGGGACAGCGCGCCGATGCTGCTGGGCACCTAA